CAACTAACTTGGAAAACCTAATTGGTATGTATAATAATACATATCAATAATATTCTGATGATTGATCACCATTGGTAAATGATTCtagtcaaaaagaataaaaagaaatgaatgaaattcctatataaacttttttttcaacATAAATGAAGACGTTTTGGCCTTTACATGTCTAAAAGTGAAGAGAGAAAACTGATGTTAGACTTTGACTCtagcaataaataatatttgttcatgaaaatctaatttaaaaaaatgcccaagctaattaagaaatacatttcaataaaatgttactttttgtatttatttattcaaattgggatatttatgttattttgatCAGCTGAACACTAATAATAGTTGTAATGATACAAAAAATTCCTATGTTAACATTTAGAAGATTATGATCACAGGATAtgcacaaaatttaaatacagttgTCTGTTGGTATATACCTGGGATTGGTTCCAGGGTCTCCCGTCTACCAAAATCCTCTCATACACAAGTTCTGCAGTCAGTCCTGCAGAACCTGCTTACAGTAAAAGTCAGCTGTCCTTGGGTTTCATATACAGCAAATACTATATTTTTGATCCTCATTCggttgaaaaaaatctgtgtgtaaGTAcaattcaaacctgtgttgttcaagagaCAACagtatacacatatttttttttgctgCAGGAAAGGATAACCAATAAGGCTTATGCCTAAAACCGTACTACATAGAATTCTTGTCAGTCAGGGTTTCTCAACAGCTCACTATTGAGATGTTGAGTgggttattttcttattgttgggGGTTGTCTTTTGCAATGTAGGATATTTTGCAGCATCCTTGGCATGTTCCCACTAGACAACAGTGGCATCCCATTCCCTAGTTTAtgaaaccaaaaatgtctccagacattgccaactGTCCCCTGGGAGGCAACAGTCCCttgctgagaaccactgctgtagagAATAGAATAGTCATACAATGTAAAACTTTGACTATCAAAATGGATTTTAGTATCAAATTACTATGGTATTTAATTCCATTTGataacatttaaaacagtgatagttattgtaaaatattttacagtgcACTGGAAATTACATTATTtaccattatttaaaataatggtcAAGAACTTTAAATGATCCACTGGTTGAAAGCATCCTGTAGTTTATGGGAAAGGTGAGTAACGCACATTAACCTTcacttaagagtttttttttttggaaattgagttttgctctgtcgtccaggctggagtgcagtggcacgatctcagctcactgcagcctccgcttcctgggttcaaacaattctcctgcctcagcctcccgagtagctgggactacaggcgtgcaccaccatgcctggctaatttttgtatttttagtagagacagggttttaccatgttagccaggatggtcttgatctcctgagctcgtgattcgcctgcctcggcctcccaaagtgctgggattacaggtgtgagccactgcacccggccccaattAAGAGATCTTTTGCAAACCCTAATATGGCACTTTAGAACACTATACGTTTATCTTATATAGTTCTaagacttttttccttttgatgaaTATATTAAGTTCTTGAAAACTATCTTTCTTGATAAACGTCTAGAAAATTTAACTGAAAAGATcagtttttaaacaaatgttaacTACTTAGATGCaaagcaaacatttttcaaaattcaaattgcGTAGACTAGTAACCGCgttttatttccatgtttcaaGCGATGTCTATACAATTCCAAGCATCTGGAGGCTGAGAATAGTTTAGGAACTCCAAAGACCGATTCCATACAAAGAAGCAGTACAGGTACCTCCTTAATCCTGTTACTAGTTACCTAAATAGTGTCACTATGCCCCGGTGCTCTCAGCTTAATCAGTTTAATGGCAACTTATGTAgtacttttattgttttaaaccaaTTCTACATGGATTGTCTAGTATTAATCGAACAAATTCATGAGGCAGATAGAAAAgatgtcagaaagaaaaaaattgtagttAAGTAATAACTCCCTTTGTTTACaattcagcagcagcagcagcagcctcacAGCTGAACTACAGCACAGGTCTCCAGAACCATCACCAAATTCCTTTTCCTAAGAATATCTCACTTGAGCTTTTAACTCTGTATTATATGGAGTTTGGGAATATTTGAAAGCAAGTTAAATAAAATTCCCACCAAAGGTAGCATAAGGCACTAGGTAGAAGCAGCCAAACTTAAGTACAGTAAGTCAATTTCTACAAAGCTTTGAAGATTTCAATTTGTGTCTGTATTCAATGCAAATCGTTACAAAATCACGTGttttgaatttattaaatttCTCAAAGTTTTTCAAAATCTGAGttctaagaaatttttttttgtaacaaataCCTGTTACAATCAAACAATACTGAAAGCATTGGTATAGATGTTTCTTATTCACCTGCTGTAAAGAGTTGATCTATACATGCCAGTGACCATGGTCTTCTAAAAGCACTGTTCAATCCCTAAAATTAACTCAGTTAAGACTCAGATGTTTTAATAACCTATCGGGAACCACCTGTCCCTCAGACTAAAAATCACTTCTCATTTTAACTATTCTAGCACTAAAAGTGAAAAGCATGATAATAATGTAATCACTGGCGCTACCTAAACAGTCTGGGTCCCCTAAAACTTATCCCTAAACACAGTGCTTTCGTGCGGCATCTGCACCTTACTTTCACAGTCTGGGGTGACTGAGTCAACGTAACCGTGCGGAGCGCCAAGCAGCCCCGGGTCCCCAGGGCTACCGCCAGGGCAACGCTTCGCGGCCCGCCGCCTCAGAGGCGGCGCCGGGAAATCCGCCTCGCGGAGAGGAACCGCAGTGCTCCGGGGCCTGGCTGTGGCAGCCAGCGGGGAGCAGAGGCAAGCCTGGCAAGCTCTTTCCGGCTTCTTCGTGGCGCTTGAGGCAGACGTCCTGGCGACACCAGGCCGCGTCGGTTCCCCTTCATCCTATTTTTCCCTTTAAGACGTTGGCTTGAGAACTTTTTTCTGTGCCCactcaagaaaattttaaatgcttttacaCACACAACCCCAAAGATGAAGCTCCAACCAGCCAGCCACCACTCGCGCCTTTCCTACCGTCTCCCCGCAGGCCCCACCCCCTACCGTGAGGCGCACGAGCTGCGGGGAACACAAGCTCGGTCGGGCACTCCCAGGCCTCGCCCCGCCCCCAGGCGCGCAAGCAACCCATATAAGGCGGGGGAGGCAATCGCGCCAGCTCTGCCTCCGCCTCGCGCGCCCTTCGGAGGAAAGGAACTGCAATAGACTTCCTCagttcatttcttcttattcCCTCCTCCCTTAAAGGGCCGTTTCCACAATGGTAAAAGGAAGGCACCAGTAAACCACAATAATCATAAAAGATGACTGTAACTAAGAGTCTTTCTGAAACTAGAAACCGCGAGTTCAGGCCCAGACCTCGAGAACCCGAGCTTCGCCCTCACTGAACCGCCCCCACAGCCGCTCCCGCGAGCCCGCGCTTACGCTTTCCGGGCGGCGCGCAACGCGCTAGCTCCGCCccctggccccgcccccggccccccTTCTCGGTCTCAGGAGAGCCGACGCGCACAAGCAGGGGTGTGCGGCTCTGGGACGTGCGTTCCCGCTTGTGGGTGTGAGACATCCcagctcctcttccccttccGTGAGTCCCTCCTTTCCTCGCAGACCCCACTCGTCGTGGCTGGCTGCCGCCGCAGCTCTCGTGCCAAGCCGGCAGTGCGCGTGCGCGCGGGCACGGGCGCGCGGCCGTCGGGCCCCCGCGCTCCCTCCCCCTCCCGCTCCTCTATAACTTGGCTGGCGTGGAGGAGGCGCCGCCGGAGTCGGAGGGCGGGGAGCTAGGAGGAGGGAGCTCGAGAGTTGTGGAGACTACTGACTAGGAGAAGTCGCAGCCCGCTCAGGCCCGCGTCTTCCCGCTCCCCGTCTTCCTCTCTCACACACCTACTCCGCCCTCCACCCCAGCCCCCGCGCTCGCTCCTTCTCTCGCCCGGGGTTCCTGCCGGTAGCTCTCCGGGTCTTGGCGCGGCGGGGGCGCCCCGGGGGTGCCCTCGCCCTCCCGTTGCGGGCGGGCGGGCGGTATGTGGCGCCTGGTGCCCCCGAAGCTGGGCCGCCTGTCCCGCTCCCTGAAGCTGGCGGCGCTGGGCAGCCTGTTGGTGCTGATGGTGTTGCACTCGCCGTCGCTGCTCGCCTCTTGGCAGCGCAACGAGCTGACCGACCGGCGCTTCCTGCAGCTCAATAAGTGCCCGGCGTGCTTTGGCACGAGCTGGTGCCGCCGCTTCCTCAACGGGCAGGTGGTGTTCGAGGCGTGGGGCCGTTTGCGCCTGCTGGACTTCCTCAACGTGAAGAACGTGTACTTCGCGCAGTACGGCGAGCCCCGCGAGGGCGGCCGCCGCCGAGTGGTGCTCAAGCGCCTTGGCTCGCAGCGCGAGCTGGCGCAGCTCGACCAGAGCATCTGCAAGCGGGCCACCGGCCGGCCCCGCTGCGACCTGCTGCAAGCCATGCCCCGGACCGAGTTCGCGCGCCTCAACGGCGACGTGCGTCTGCTCACGCCCGAGGCGGTGGAGGGCTGGTCGGACCTGGTGCACTGCCCCTCGCAGCGCCTTCTCGACCGCCTGGTGCGCCGCTACGCGGAGACCAAGGACTCGGGCAGCTTCCTGCTCCGCAACCTGAAGGACTCGGAGCGCATGCAGCTGCTGCTGACCCTGGCCTTCAACCCCGAGCCGCTGGTGCTACAGGTAGGCGCGGAGCCAGGGCGGGGGGCGTCCTGGGAGGGGCCGCGCGTGGGAACCGGAGTCGGGAGAAGTGGCTCCGCCCGCGCTCGCCGCCAGTTCGGACTCGGCCAGGCTGGGCCGGGTGCAGGCTTGGGAAGGGGCGGCTCCGGGGGAGCCCCGGGGCTGTGTAGGGAGGCCGAGGGCGACTCGGCTGATGGAGAGTATGCTCTTGTCACCTAGATTCGGGCGCATTTCGGATTTGACTGCGGATCCTTCAACGCCAGAGGGAGTGCGTCTCTTAACGCTCCCCAAAATGTCTCTGCCGCGAGTTTCCTTCCGCTCGCTTCCCTGCCTTTCTGCTTTTATCTGCCGGGGCTTGCAGGTCCGCGGCGCAGGCTGTTCACGAGCCCTTGGACCCTTTCTTAGTTCCTCTGAAGTGTTTTACACCGCGTTCGCTCTTCTTTTCTGGCGCTGGTGGCTGGCCTAACTTCGGTCTCAGAGTCTTTGTTTTCCCTCATTTACCTGGCAGTCATTTGGACAGCTAATTCGGGGACAAGTTGGGGAGGATGAAGTCGGAGAATGGGACAGTGGCCGGGGTGGGGTTAATCCGTGAGCCGAGCTTTGGGTGGGATTAGAatcagagaaacaggaaaagtaAGGCAGCGTCGGACTTGGCTGGGAGGGCTTAAGGCCAGAAGGACATTTTCATCCTGATCCTGTGACCTGCCCTGTTCATCTGGTAATCTAGTTGAAGGGAGGTGAAATAGTAGGCCAGAGCGAGTATCAGGGAAGGAGATTCTTGCCTTTCACCAATTGCGTTATTTGCTTTCGTCTGATTTTATTCTGAAAAGTAATGTGTCTTTTAGGGGAATAGGATGGAATCTCTTTACTGGTGACatcaaaaagagaacaaaaaacaaaaacactgtttACTTTCGGAGTATTTACTTGTTTCTGCACATTCCCACCCGGCTTCAGTGCGGTGTCCTTGAACAGTGATTACAGCTGTGGGGTTGTGGTTTCTCTTGCTGTCTACAGGAAAAGTTACCGTGCTCCTTTCcatgacaagagaaaaaaatgatttaaagttcACAAGTAATTTTGGTATACTTCACattctttctgggtttttaaGAATGTCACTGAGGGCTGGAGGGTTTGTAcagggtgttttttttgttgttgtttgtttttttttaatctaaaatgcaTGAATAGGAAAGTGcagatttatttatattactttcTTTTCTCAAGCTCCACACTATCCATTTTAGCCAAAAGAAACCAGCTTCGTTTGATTAGTTCAGCcaaataatgtaaaacaaatattttgccTCAAATGAAACTTTAGTGTGGGTCTTAATAAATTTCAGGACATCAGAGGCTATGTGTATTGGGTTAATTTTAAAGTCAGAGTGTATTTTAAATACTGCTGTATCTCCTAACTGAATGGATGCATAAAACTGGTTAAACTTTCcatgaaattttctttattcagtagTTTCCAAACTAGTCAGTCTCTAAAGGTTTAGCCTATATCTATGATGTACATACACTTGAACTGAAGTTTCTCATTaagctatctttaaaaaaagaaaaaaagccttgtTTATATTAACAAGGTTGGTTCATGGAGATTGTTAGCAATTTGCTGAAGTAGATACCTGGACAAATTCTCTGAGACCCAAAAATTTAGCAAGAAGCTATCTTAGTGTAATATACATTTACTATACTTAAAATGCTGGCGTCCCTactgaaagatttttttattaGGTAATTTTGAATAGTGGTGTACTAGTAACAACTAATAGTAGAATTGATATTTTAAGAACATTGTGTAGCCAGTTCTTTGTAAGTGTAGTCATAGCATTGAATTTGAGAAACTTTGGCATCTGATTTTACGCTAAGGTAAATTTGTGCTTTGTGCAGgaaggttttatatttttttaagtttgaactTATCATGGCATTCTCAGTTTACTTTGTAGTTGAGATAAAGTGTGCTTTTATCTTGTTTTCTGTTTAACTTTTCCCTCAAACGTACTCTTTATCTCTTCTCATCTTTAGTGATGAAACAGCCTTTTTTGAAAATGcccaattattttcttatatatgaCACATAACGGCACAATTGCTCTGAGTGGGTAAATAGATGGGCCATAGGATAACAATTTGTTTTTAGTATGTGATGAAACATGTCTCAACATTTTAGAGTGTGAGATttgtaaattacattttaaatttacacaACCCAGTTCCCGGCAATAGTACTAAtactaatatatgtattataattatagcTAATTACGTGTGGTGTAGTATAATTTAGGGGTCTTTAGTACCAACCAGTCATATAggcatgttatttttttaaaactggattAACAAGCAAGTAGAGgaagaagatatttttaagtaaaagtcTTCGTAGAGCTGCTGCTTTCTTTGTAGAATCACTTGATCTTTGGTAAAAGCTAGTGAATTTACAAGTCTGAACAATATACTTGAGGACTGATGATTGTATAAAACCACCAAAATGGAAGGTATCTCAACATTCTGTGGTCAAGTACAAAGGTTGCTGTACAGTAAGTCAAATTATGATGTTCATTACCTTTGTTAGCTAGGAAACtacatttttagtatttataCAGGTTTCTATAAAACTGTTTATAGCTGTTTACAGTAATATTGGGATATTAATTGATACTTATAGAAAAACTCAGATTTGGCTGTTTATTACttcatgtattaaaaaaaaatttttttaagagtacAAATGTTTTACAGCTTTAAGAGGAACTCACTTTTTTCCTCCAGGAGAGGGAGCTACTTGTCGAATTTTTGGACAGCTGGTGACAAACTAGATTTTTCTTACATTGTCCAGAAATTAACaactttaggggaaaaaaagtcttCGAACTGACTTCATCAAAGTATTCTTAACAAAACTTCCAGTATATTAAGAATGCTTCAGAATAAGCATGTAAAAATTTCTTTTGATAAGGTGGTTAAGAA
This sequence is a window from Macaca fascicularis isolate 582-1 chromosome 2, T2T-MFA8v1.1. Protein-coding genes within it:
- the DIPK2A gene encoding divergent protein kinase domain 2A, encoding MWRLVPPKLGRLSRSLKLAALGSLLVLMVLHSPSLLASWQRNELTDRRFLQLNKCPACFGTSWCRRFLNGQVVFEAWGRLRLLDFLNVKNVYFAQYGEPREGGRRRVVLKRLGSQRELAQLDQSICKRATGRPRCDLLQAMPRTEFARLNGDVRLLTPEAVEGWSDLVHCPSQRLLDRLVRRYAETKDSGSFLLRNLKDSERMQLLLTLAFNPEPLVLQSFPSDEGWPFAKYLGACGRMVAVNYVGEELWSYFNAPWEKRVDLAWQLMEIAEQLTNNDFEFALYLLDVSFDNFAVGPRDGKVIIVDAENVLVADKRLIRQNKPENWDVWYESKFDDCDKEACLSFSKEILCARATVDHNYYAVCQNLLSRHATWRGTSGGLLHDPPSEIAKDGRLEALLDECANPKKRYGRFQAAKELREYLAQLSNNVR